From the Peromyscus leucopus breed LL Stock chromosome 8b, UCI_PerLeu_2.1, whole genome shotgun sequence genome, one window contains:
- the Inca1 gene encoding protein INCA1 yields MQGQEDGDSVLPFAKCSRVVSRPSPCSLPSRSSRPMPQPYGDTFWENLSQRSSSNWMEEQHIPPILRATGCSQPGLHPLEGLPPPEKLWRRKRRKLHLERMQKGPGNIPARVRAVTYHLEDLRRRQRVINELKKAQWGSSEATSELPVLEEGYGFLSTTEYLDVGEEKGTYPQEENHFVAPRDQLLWSPWTPLGQDGTYASGRLSSLAHSTVTAWRNPSYNPQRMVLESEE; encoded by the exons ATGCAGGgacaggaagatggagacagcGTCCTCCCTTTTGCCAA GTGTTCCAGGGTGGTCAGCCGACCTTCACCCTGTAGCCTGCCTTCCCGGAGTAGCAGACCAATGCCTCAGCCTTATGGAGATACCTTCTGGGAGAATCTTAGCCAAAGATCTAG CTCCAACTGGATGGAAGAACAGCACATTCCACCAATACTG AGGGCCACTGGTTGctcccagcctggcctgcatCCTCTTGAGGGACTCCCTCCTCCTGAAAAGctttggagaagaaagaggaggaagctgcaTTTGGAAAGAATGCAAAAGGGGCCTGGAAACATTCCAGCCCGAGTCAGAGCTGTTACTTATCATCTGGAGGACCTGAGGAGGCGACAGAGAGTCATCAATGA ACTGAAGAAGGCCCAGTGGGGTAGCTCTGAGGCTACATCTGAGCTCCCAGTACTTGAAGAGGGCTATGGATTCCTCAGCACTACTGAATACCTTGAcgtgggagaagagaaaggaacctATCCACAGGAAGAGAATCATTTTGTCGCTCCCAGGGATCAG CTGCTTTGGTCTCCCTGGACTCCCTTAGGCCAGGACGGGACCTATGCCTCTGGGCGGCTAAGCTCTCTGGCCCACAGCACTGTTACAGCCTGGAGGAACCCCTCTTACAATCCTCAGAGGATGGTGTTGGAGTCTGAAGAGTAG